The following proteins are encoded in a genomic region of Anguilla anguilla isolate fAngAng1 chromosome 15, fAngAng1.pri, whole genome shotgun sequence:
- the rbm26 gene encoding RNA-binding protein 26 isoform X3, translating into MIIENLDALKSWLSKTLEPICDADPSALAKYVVALVKKDKTEKELKALCIDQLDVFLQKETQTFVDRLFDAVNSKSYLPQFEQPTSTGRTDVHQRQDKDDLKKDEPNKEDEREKKFSRRVNHSPPQSSSRYRDNRRGDDRKKDDRSRKRDYDRNPPRRDSYRDRYNRRRGRSRSYSRSRSRSWSKDRPRDRERDRERDRDRDRTRSRSRSQSRTRSREKDAGKPKYEHERAERCEPVESYTPAPLVAGAVSSHFPVPTLSSTITVIAPTHHGNSTTESWSQFHEDHPLEHGSYGRGPPQRKRCRDYDEKGFCMRGDMCPFDHGSDPVVVEDVNLPSILPFQAQPHPVVDGPPPPGLPPPPPLMTPPPVNLRPPVPPPGTMPPSLPPVAGPPPPLPPLQPSGMDAPPNSITSSVPTIVTSGVHLPPPQAPPPLLTSDTYEHDVYNPEAPSITSSARPMYRHRVHAQRPNLIGLTMGEDLPPREKPMSNNNMRIVVESDPRKRPGGHLDGGGPPKKPWFDKHGFNKPNHQGFHKKMAPLNAKLDVWQIPAELNNISKLNEHFSKFGTIVNLQVAYRNDPEAALIQFSTHEEAKRAILSTEAVLNNRFIKVYWHRQDLPPQAPLQTGLQSAPQAPVATLKQSVKDRLGPIPCSDPEPSQDPSVTATNTAKMSVKDRLGLPPKPSVPGGKVFSTSTGLTKTVYNPAALKAAQKSLPFSNTAFTEEALKKKQEALKLQQDVRKKKQEILEKHIETQKLLISKLEKNKSIKPEDKAKVMETLTMLTKNIIKLQAEIKAVSSGNAQKVVKSKAQAQKELLDTELDLYKKMQAGEDIAQLRIKYTQLQLEAAKRGILASGRGRGGHARGRGSLRSRGRGGRGRGRGAHTHAVVDHRPRALDISGFTESDRVDLLPHFAQFGEIEDYQIEESSQTAVITFSTRAEAELAAVHGMKLNNQELKLAWHKPAVPLSTADPDEAEPEEEEFPEQSLVDDALLQDDDEEDDDNEPRSWRR; encoded by the exons ATGATCATAGAAAACCTTGATGCCTTGAAGTCGTGGCTTTCAAAGACCCTCGAACCCAT ATGTGATGCGGATCCTTCTGCCCTTGCAAAGTATGTGGTTGCCTTAGTGAAAAAGGACAAAACCGAGAAGGAACTGAAAGCACTATGCATTGACCAGTTGGATGTATTTCTTCAGAAAG AGACGCAGACCTTTGTCGACAGGCTTTTCGACGCTGTGAACTCAAAGAGCTATCTACCTCAGTTCGAGCAGCCCACATCCACTGGAAGGACAGACGTTCACCAGAGGCAGGATAAAGACGACCTGAAAAAAGATGAG CCAAACAAAGAGGATGAGAGGGAGAAGAAGTTCTCAAGAAGGGTGAACCACAGCCCCCCCCAGTCCAGCTCACGATACAGAGACAACCG ACGAGGGGATGACCGCAAGAAAGACGACCGCTCCAGAAAGAGGGACTACGACCGGAACCCACCGAGGCGGGACTCGTACCGAGACCGCTACAACCGCAGGCGTGGTCGCAGCCGCAGCTACAGCCGCAGCCGAAGTCGCAGCTGGAGCAAGGACCGCCCGCGTGACCGGGAACGTGACCGGGAGAGAGACCGCGACAGAGACCGCACCAGGAGCCGGTCCAGGAGCCAGAGCAGGACCAGGAGTCGTG AAAAGGACGCTGGGAAGCCCAAGTATGAGCACGAGCGGGCGGAGCGGTGCGAGCCGGTGGAGAGCTACACTCCGGCGCCCCTGGTGGCCGGTGCCGTGTCCAGCCACTTCCCCGTGCCCACGCTCAGCAGCACCATCACCGTCATAGCGCCCACTCACCACGGCAACAGCACCACCGAGAGCTGGTCGCAGTTCCACGAGGACCACCCGCTGGAGCACGGCTCGTACGGGAGGGGACCTCCCCAGCGCAAGCGCTGCCGTGACTACGACG agaaAGGCTTCTGCATGCGCGGGGACATGTGTCCATTCGACCACGGGAGCGACCCCGTGGTGGTGGAGGACGTCAaccttcccagcatcctcccCTTTCAGGCCCAGCCCCATCCCGTGGTGGACGGCCCGCCCCCTCCTgggctccctccccctcctcctctgatGACGCCCCCGCCCGTCAACCTGCGCCCTCCCGTGCCCCCGCCGGGCACCATGCCCCCCAGCCTCCCGCCCGTCGCAG GCCCGCCTCCGCCCCTCCCGCCCCTGCAGCCCTCTGGAATGGATGCCCCGCCCAACTCCATTACCAGCTCGGTGCCAACCATCGTCACGTCAGGGGTgcacctgccccctccccaagccccgcctcctctcctcaCGTCAG ACACGTACGAGCACGACGTGTACAACCCCGAAGCGCCGAGCATAACCAGCAGCGCCCGCCCCATGTACCGGCACCGGGTGCACGCCCAGCGGCCCAACCTCATCGGCCTGACCATGGGCGAAGACCTGCCCCCCCGAG AAAAGCCCATGAGCAACAACAACATGAGGATAGTGGTGGAGTCGGACCCCCGGAAACGGCCCGGGGGCCACCTCGACGGAGGGGGCCCCCCAAAGAAGCCCTGGTTTGACAA GCACGGTTTCAATAAGCCCAACCACCAGGGGTTTCACAAGAAGATGGCGCCTCTGAACGCCAAGCTGGACGTGTGGCAGATCCCCGCCGAGCTGAACAACATCAGCAAGCTCAACGAACACTTCAGCAAGTTTGGAACCATCGTTAACCTGCAG gtgGCGTACCGGAACGACCCCGAGGCGGCGCTCATCCAGTTCTCCACACACGAGGAGGCCAAGCGGGCCATCCTGAGCACCGAGGCCGTGCTCAACAACCGCTTCATCAAGGTGTACTGGCACCGGCAGGACCTACCGCCGCAGGCCCCGCTGCAGACG GGCTTGCAGTCGGCCCCGCAGGCCCCCGTGGCCACCCTGAAGCAGTCAGTGAAGGACCGCCTGGGCCCCATTCCCTGCAGCGACCCCGAACCCTCACAGGACCCCAGCGTGACTGCTACG AACACGGCAAAAATGTCGGTGAAAGACCGATTGGGACTTCCCCCAAAGCCCTCAGTTCCCGGAGGAAAG GTGTTTTCCACGTCCACGGGTCTGACGAAAACCGTGTACAACCCAGCGGCACTGAAAGCGGCCCAGAAGAGCCTGCCCTTCTCCAACACTGCCTTCACTGAGGAGGCTCTGAAGAAGAAGCAG GAGGCTCTGAAGCTTCAGCAGGACGTCCGGAAAAAGAAGCAGGAAATTCTGGAAAAACACATCGAGACGCAGAAG CTGCTGATCTCCAAACTAGAGAAGAACAAATCCATAAAGCCAGAGGACAAAGCTAAAGTGATGGAGACTCTGACCATGCTGACGAAGAACATAATCAAACTGCAGGCCGAAATCAAGGCCGTCTCCAGCGGAAACGCTCAGAAGGTGGTGAAGAGCAAAGCTCAG GCGCAGAAGGAGCTGCTGGACACAGAGCTGGATCTGTATAAGAAGATGCAGGCTGGAGAGGACATCGCTCAGCTGAGGATTAAATACActcagctgcagctggag GCCGCCAAGCGAGGGATTCTGGCCTCGGGACGCGGGCGGGGTGGCCACGCCCGGGGCCGCGGGTCTCTTcgcagcagggggcggggcgggagagggcggggcaggggggcacaCACCCACGCCGTCGTCGACCACCGACCGCGGGCGCTGGACATCTCGGGGTTCACGGAGTCGGACAGAGTGGACCTGCTCCCACACTTTGCA CAATTTGGTGAAATTGAAGATTACCAGATTGAGGAGTCCAGTCAGACCGCGGTCATCACCTTCAGCACCAGGGCGGAGGCGGAGCTG gctgCGGTTCATGGGATGAAGCTGAATAATCAGGAGCTCAAGCTGGCCTGGCACAAACCTGCTGTCCCTCTCAGCACTGCGGACCCTGATGAGGCCgagcctgaggaagaggag TTCCCCGAGCAGTCCCTGGTTGATGACGCCCTGCTGCAGGACGACGACGAAGAGGACGACGACAACGAGCCGCGGTCCTGGCGGAGATGA
- the rbm26 gene encoding RNA-binding protein 26 isoform X1 — translation MIIENLDALKSWLSKTLEPICDADPSALAKYVVALVKKDKTEKELKALCIDQLDVFLQKETQTFVDRLFDAVNSKSYLPQFEQPTSTGRTDVHQRQDKDDLKKDEPNKEDEREKKFSRRVNHSPPQSSSRYRDNRRGDDRKKDDRSRKRDYDRNPPRRDSYRDRYNRRRGRSRSYSRSRSRSWSKDRPRDRERDRERDRDRDRTRSRSRSQSRTRSRGHCPVLAEKDAGKPKYEHERAERCEPVESYTPAPLVAGAVSSHFPVPTLSSTITVIAPTHHGNSTTESWSQFHEDHPLEHGSYGRGPPQRKRCRDYDEKGFCMRGDMCPFDHGSDPVVVEDVNLPSILPFQAQPHPVVDGPPPPGLPPPPPLMTPPPVNLRPPVPPPGTMPPSLPPVAGPPPPLPPLQPSGMDAPPNSITSSVPTIVTSGVHLPPPQAPPPLLTSDTYEHDVYNPEAPSITSSARPMYRHRVHAQRPNLIGLTMGEDLPPREKPMSNNNMRIVVESDPRKRPGGHLDGGGPPKKPWFDKHGFNKPNHQGFHKKMAPLNAKLDVWQIPAELNNISKLNEHFSKFGTIVNLQVAYRNDPEAALIQFSTHEEAKRAILSTEAVLNNRFIKVYWHRQDLPPQAPLQTGLQSAPQAPVATLKQSVKDRLGPIPCSDPEPSQDPSVTATNTAKMSVKDRLGLPPKPSVPGGKVFSTSTGLTKTVYNPAALKAAQKSLPFSNTAFTEEALKKKQEALKLQQDVRKKKQEILEKHIETQKLLISKLEKNKSIKPEDKAKVMETLTMLTKNIIKLQAEIKAVSSGNAQKVVKSKAQAQKELLDTELDLYKKMQAGEDIAQLRIKYTQLQLEAAKRGILASGRGRGGHARGRGSLRSRGRGGRGRGRGAHTHAVVDHRPRALDISGFTESDRVDLLPHFAQFGEIEDYQIEESSQTAVITFSTRAEAELAAVHGMKLNNQELKLAWHKPAVPLSTADPDEAEPEEEEFPEQSLVDDALLQDDDEEDDDNEPRSWRR, via the exons ATGATCATAGAAAACCTTGATGCCTTGAAGTCGTGGCTTTCAAAGACCCTCGAACCCAT ATGTGATGCGGATCCTTCTGCCCTTGCAAAGTATGTGGTTGCCTTAGTGAAAAAGGACAAAACCGAGAAGGAACTGAAAGCACTATGCATTGACCAGTTGGATGTATTTCTTCAGAAAG AGACGCAGACCTTTGTCGACAGGCTTTTCGACGCTGTGAACTCAAAGAGCTATCTACCTCAGTTCGAGCAGCCCACATCCACTGGAAGGACAGACGTTCACCAGAGGCAGGATAAAGACGACCTGAAAAAAGATGAG CCAAACAAAGAGGATGAGAGGGAGAAGAAGTTCTCAAGAAGGGTGAACCACAGCCCCCCCCAGTCCAGCTCACGATACAGAGACAACCG ACGAGGGGATGACCGCAAGAAAGACGACCGCTCCAGAAAGAGGGACTACGACCGGAACCCACCGAGGCGGGACTCGTACCGAGACCGCTACAACCGCAGGCGTGGTCGCAGCCGCAGCTACAGCCGCAGCCGAAGTCGCAGCTGGAGCAAGGACCGCCCGCGTGACCGGGAACGTGACCGGGAGAGAGACCGCGACAGAGACCGCACCAGGAGCCGGTCCAGGAGCCAGAGCAGGACCAGGAGTCGTG GGCACTGCCCTGTACTTGCAGAAAAGGACGCTGGGAAGCCCAAGTATGAGCACGAGCGGGCGGAGCGGTGCGAGCCGGTGGAGAGCTACACTCCGGCGCCCCTGGTGGCCGGTGCCGTGTCCAGCCACTTCCCCGTGCCCACGCTCAGCAGCACCATCACCGTCATAGCGCCCACTCACCACGGCAACAGCACCACCGAGAGCTGGTCGCAGTTCCACGAGGACCACCCGCTGGAGCACGGCTCGTACGGGAGGGGACCTCCCCAGCGCAAGCGCTGCCGTGACTACGACG agaaAGGCTTCTGCATGCGCGGGGACATGTGTCCATTCGACCACGGGAGCGACCCCGTGGTGGTGGAGGACGTCAaccttcccagcatcctcccCTTTCAGGCCCAGCCCCATCCCGTGGTGGACGGCCCGCCCCCTCCTgggctccctccccctcctcctctgatGACGCCCCCGCCCGTCAACCTGCGCCCTCCCGTGCCCCCGCCGGGCACCATGCCCCCCAGCCTCCCGCCCGTCGCAG GCCCGCCTCCGCCCCTCCCGCCCCTGCAGCCCTCTGGAATGGATGCCCCGCCCAACTCCATTACCAGCTCGGTGCCAACCATCGTCACGTCAGGGGTgcacctgccccctccccaagccccgcctcctctcctcaCGTCAG ACACGTACGAGCACGACGTGTACAACCCCGAAGCGCCGAGCATAACCAGCAGCGCCCGCCCCATGTACCGGCACCGGGTGCACGCCCAGCGGCCCAACCTCATCGGCCTGACCATGGGCGAAGACCTGCCCCCCCGAG AAAAGCCCATGAGCAACAACAACATGAGGATAGTGGTGGAGTCGGACCCCCGGAAACGGCCCGGGGGCCACCTCGACGGAGGGGGCCCCCCAAAGAAGCCCTGGTTTGACAA GCACGGTTTCAATAAGCCCAACCACCAGGGGTTTCACAAGAAGATGGCGCCTCTGAACGCCAAGCTGGACGTGTGGCAGATCCCCGCCGAGCTGAACAACATCAGCAAGCTCAACGAACACTTCAGCAAGTTTGGAACCATCGTTAACCTGCAG gtgGCGTACCGGAACGACCCCGAGGCGGCGCTCATCCAGTTCTCCACACACGAGGAGGCCAAGCGGGCCATCCTGAGCACCGAGGCCGTGCTCAACAACCGCTTCATCAAGGTGTACTGGCACCGGCAGGACCTACCGCCGCAGGCCCCGCTGCAGACG GGCTTGCAGTCGGCCCCGCAGGCCCCCGTGGCCACCCTGAAGCAGTCAGTGAAGGACCGCCTGGGCCCCATTCCCTGCAGCGACCCCGAACCCTCACAGGACCCCAGCGTGACTGCTACG AACACGGCAAAAATGTCGGTGAAAGACCGATTGGGACTTCCCCCAAAGCCCTCAGTTCCCGGAGGAAAG GTGTTTTCCACGTCCACGGGTCTGACGAAAACCGTGTACAACCCAGCGGCACTGAAAGCGGCCCAGAAGAGCCTGCCCTTCTCCAACACTGCCTTCACTGAGGAGGCTCTGAAGAAGAAGCAG GAGGCTCTGAAGCTTCAGCAGGACGTCCGGAAAAAGAAGCAGGAAATTCTGGAAAAACACATCGAGACGCAGAAG CTGCTGATCTCCAAACTAGAGAAGAACAAATCCATAAAGCCAGAGGACAAAGCTAAAGTGATGGAGACTCTGACCATGCTGACGAAGAACATAATCAAACTGCAGGCCGAAATCAAGGCCGTCTCCAGCGGAAACGCTCAGAAGGTGGTGAAGAGCAAAGCTCAG GCGCAGAAGGAGCTGCTGGACACAGAGCTGGATCTGTATAAGAAGATGCAGGCTGGAGAGGACATCGCTCAGCTGAGGATTAAATACActcagctgcagctggag GCCGCCAAGCGAGGGATTCTGGCCTCGGGACGCGGGCGGGGTGGCCACGCCCGGGGCCGCGGGTCTCTTcgcagcagggggcggggcgggagagggcggggcaggggggcacaCACCCACGCCGTCGTCGACCACCGACCGCGGGCGCTGGACATCTCGGGGTTCACGGAGTCGGACAGAGTGGACCTGCTCCCACACTTTGCA CAATTTGGTGAAATTGAAGATTACCAGATTGAGGAGTCCAGTCAGACCGCGGTCATCACCTTCAGCACCAGGGCGGAGGCGGAGCTG gctgCGGTTCATGGGATGAAGCTGAATAATCAGGAGCTCAAGCTGGCCTGGCACAAACCTGCTGTCCCTCTCAGCACTGCGGACCCTGATGAGGCCgagcctgaggaagaggag TTCCCCGAGCAGTCCCTGGTTGATGACGCCCTGCTGCAGGACGACGACGAAGAGGACGACGACAACGAGCCGCGGTCCTGGCGGAGATGA
- the rbm26 gene encoding RNA-binding protein 26 isoform X2 produces MSVFEFRLLILSSGCDADPSALAKYVVALVKKDKTEKELKALCIDQLDVFLQKETQTFVDRLFDAVNSKSYLPQFEQPTSTGRTDVHQRQDKDDLKKDEPNKEDEREKKFSRRVNHSPPQSSSRYRDNRRGDDRKKDDRSRKRDYDRNPPRRDSYRDRYNRRRGRSRSYSRSRSRSWSKDRPRDRERDRERDRDRDRTRSRSRSQSRTRSRGHCPVLAEKDAGKPKYEHERAERCEPVESYTPAPLVAGAVSSHFPVPTLSSTITVIAPTHHGNSTTESWSQFHEDHPLEHGSYGRGPPQRKRCRDYDEKGFCMRGDMCPFDHGSDPVVVEDVNLPSILPFQAQPHPVVDGPPPPGLPPPPPLMTPPPVNLRPPVPPPGTMPPSLPPVAGPPPPLPPLQPSGMDAPPNSITSSVPTIVTSGVHLPPPQAPPPLLTSDTYEHDVYNPEAPSITSSARPMYRHRVHAQRPNLIGLTMGEDLPPREKPMSNNNMRIVVESDPRKRPGGHLDGGGPPKKPWFDKHGFNKPNHQGFHKKMAPLNAKLDVWQIPAELNNISKLNEHFSKFGTIVNLQVAYRNDPEAALIQFSTHEEAKRAILSTEAVLNNRFIKVYWHRQDLPPQAPLQTGLQSAPQAPVATLKQSVKDRLGPIPCSDPEPSQDPSVTATNTAKMSVKDRLGLPPKPSVPGGKVFSTSTGLTKTVYNPAALKAAQKSLPFSNTAFTEEALKKKQEALKLQQDVRKKKQEILEKHIETQKLLISKLEKNKSIKPEDKAKVMETLTMLTKNIIKLQAEIKAVSSGNAQKVVKSKAQAQKELLDTELDLYKKMQAGEDIAQLRIKYTQLQLEAAKRGILASGRGRGGHARGRGSLRSRGRGGRGRGRGAHTHAVVDHRPRALDISGFTESDRVDLLPHFAQFGEIEDYQIEESSQTAVITFSTRAEAELAAVHGMKLNNQELKLAWHKPAVPLSTADPDEAEPEEEEFPEQSLVDDALLQDDDEEDDDNEPRSWRR; encoded by the exons ATGTGATGCGGATCCTTCTGCCCTTGCAAAGTATGTGGTTGCCTTAGTGAAAAAGGACAAAACCGAGAAGGAACTGAAAGCACTATGCATTGACCAGTTGGATGTATTTCTTCAGAAAG AGACGCAGACCTTTGTCGACAGGCTTTTCGACGCTGTGAACTCAAAGAGCTATCTACCTCAGTTCGAGCAGCCCACATCCACTGGAAGGACAGACGTTCACCAGAGGCAGGATAAAGACGACCTGAAAAAAGATGAG CCAAACAAAGAGGATGAGAGGGAGAAGAAGTTCTCAAGAAGGGTGAACCACAGCCCCCCCCAGTCCAGCTCACGATACAGAGACAACCG ACGAGGGGATGACCGCAAGAAAGACGACCGCTCCAGAAAGAGGGACTACGACCGGAACCCACCGAGGCGGGACTCGTACCGAGACCGCTACAACCGCAGGCGTGGTCGCAGCCGCAGCTACAGCCGCAGCCGAAGTCGCAGCTGGAGCAAGGACCGCCCGCGTGACCGGGAACGTGACCGGGAGAGAGACCGCGACAGAGACCGCACCAGGAGCCGGTCCAGGAGCCAGAGCAGGACCAGGAGTCGTG GGCACTGCCCTGTACTTGCAGAAAAGGACGCTGGGAAGCCCAAGTATGAGCACGAGCGGGCGGAGCGGTGCGAGCCGGTGGAGAGCTACACTCCGGCGCCCCTGGTGGCCGGTGCCGTGTCCAGCCACTTCCCCGTGCCCACGCTCAGCAGCACCATCACCGTCATAGCGCCCACTCACCACGGCAACAGCACCACCGAGAGCTGGTCGCAGTTCCACGAGGACCACCCGCTGGAGCACGGCTCGTACGGGAGGGGACCTCCCCAGCGCAAGCGCTGCCGTGACTACGACG agaaAGGCTTCTGCATGCGCGGGGACATGTGTCCATTCGACCACGGGAGCGACCCCGTGGTGGTGGAGGACGTCAaccttcccagcatcctcccCTTTCAGGCCCAGCCCCATCCCGTGGTGGACGGCCCGCCCCCTCCTgggctccctccccctcctcctctgatGACGCCCCCGCCCGTCAACCTGCGCCCTCCCGTGCCCCCGCCGGGCACCATGCCCCCCAGCCTCCCGCCCGTCGCAG GCCCGCCTCCGCCCCTCCCGCCCCTGCAGCCCTCTGGAATGGATGCCCCGCCCAACTCCATTACCAGCTCGGTGCCAACCATCGTCACGTCAGGGGTgcacctgccccctccccaagccccgcctcctctcctcaCGTCAG ACACGTACGAGCACGACGTGTACAACCCCGAAGCGCCGAGCATAACCAGCAGCGCCCGCCCCATGTACCGGCACCGGGTGCACGCCCAGCGGCCCAACCTCATCGGCCTGACCATGGGCGAAGACCTGCCCCCCCGAG AAAAGCCCATGAGCAACAACAACATGAGGATAGTGGTGGAGTCGGACCCCCGGAAACGGCCCGGGGGCCACCTCGACGGAGGGGGCCCCCCAAAGAAGCCCTGGTTTGACAA GCACGGTTTCAATAAGCCCAACCACCAGGGGTTTCACAAGAAGATGGCGCCTCTGAACGCCAAGCTGGACGTGTGGCAGATCCCCGCCGAGCTGAACAACATCAGCAAGCTCAACGAACACTTCAGCAAGTTTGGAACCATCGTTAACCTGCAG gtgGCGTACCGGAACGACCCCGAGGCGGCGCTCATCCAGTTCTCCACACACGAGGAGGCCAAGCGGGCCATCCTGAGCACCGAGGCCGTGCTCAACAACCGCTTCATCAAGGTGTACTGGCACCGGCAGGACCTACCGCCGCAGGCCCCGCTGCAGACG GGCTTGCAGTCGGCCCCGCAGGCCCCCGTGGCCACCCTGAAGCAGTCAGTGAAGGACCGCCTGGGCCCCATTCCCTGCAGCGACCCCGAACCCTCACAGGACCCCAGCGTGACTGCTACG AACACGGCAAAAATGTCGGTGAAAGACCGATTGGGACTTCCCCCAAAGCCCTCAGTTCCCGGAGGAAAG GTGTTTTCCACGTCCACGGGTCTGACGAAAACCGTGTACAACCCAGCGGCACTGAAAGCGGCCCAGAAGAGCCTGCCCTTCTCCAACACTGCCTTCACTGAGGAGGCTCTGAAGAAGAAGCAG GAGGCTCTGAAGCTTCAGCAGGACGTCCGGAAAAAGAAGCAGGAAATTCTGGAAAAACACATCGAGACGCAGAAG CTGCTGATCTCCAAACTAGAGAAGAACAAATCCATAAAGCCAGAGGACAAAGCTAAAGTGATGGAGACTCTGACCATGCTGACGAAGAACATAATCAAACTGCAGGCCGAAATCAAGGCCGTCTCCAGCGGAAACGCTCAGAAGGTGGTGAAGAGCAAAGCTCAG GCGCAGAAGGAGCTGCTGGACACAGAGCTGGATCTGTATAAGAAGATGCAGGCTGGAGAGGACATCGCTCAGCTGAGGATTAAATACActcagctgcagctggag GCCGCCAAGCGAGGGATTCTGGCCTCGGGACGCGGGCGGGGTGGCCACGCCCGGGGCCGCGGGTCTCTTcgcagcagggggcggggcgggagagggcggggcaggggggcacaCACCCACGCCGTCGTCGACCACCGACCGCGGGCGCTGGACATCTCGGGGTTCACGGAGTCGGACAGAGTGGACCTGCTCCCACACTTTGCA CAATTTGGTGAAATTGAAGATTACCAGATTGAGGAGTCCAGTCAGACCGCGGTCATCACCTTCAGCACCAGGGCGGAGGCGGAGCTG gctgCGGTTCATGGGATGAAGCTGAATAATCAGGAGCTCAAGCTGGCCTGGCACAAACCTGCTGTCCCTCTCAGCACTGCGGACCCTGATGAGGCCgagcctgaggaagaggag TTCCCCGAGCAGTCCCTGGTTGATGACGCCCTGCTGCAGGACGACGACGAAGAGGACGACGACAACGAGCCGCGGTCCTGGCGGAGATGA